In a genomic window of Scyliorhinus torazame isolate Kashiwa2021f chromosome 5, sScyTor2.1, whole genome shotgun sequence:
- the LOC140420179 gene encoding uncharacterized protein, whose translation MEKPWKCGDCGKGFRTPSALESHRRVHTGEKPFTCSQCEKGFTQLSHLRRHRRIHSGERPFTCSQCGKGFTRLSCLRPHQRVHTGERPFTCSQCEKGFTTLSSLWRHQRVHTAERLFTCSQCEKGFTELSKLWIHQRVHTGERPFTCSQCGRRFTELSSLRTHQRVHTGERPFTCSQCEKGFTTSSSLRIHQRVHTGERPFTCSQCEKGFTTSSSLLIHQRIHTGARPFTCSQCEKGFTTSSRLLTHQRVHTGERPFTCSQCEKGFTTSPSLRKHQRVHTGERPFTCSQCEKGFTTSSRLLTHQRVHTGERPFTCSQCENGFTTSSSLQRHQRVHTVQKALTCS comes from the coding sequence atggagaaaccgtggaaatgtggggactgtgggaagggattcaggactccatctgcactggaatctcatcgacgcgttcacactggggagaagccattcacctgctctcagtgtgagaagggattcactcaattatcccacCTGCGAAGACATCGacgcattcacagtggggagaggccgttcacctgctctcagtgtgggaagggattcactcggttatcctgcCTGCggccacaccagcgagttcacactggggagaggccgttcacctgctctcagtgtgagaagggattcactactttatcGAGCCTTTggagacaccaacgagttcacactgcggagaggctgttcacctgctctcagtgtgagaagggattcactgagttatcaaaactgtggatacatcagcgagttcacactggggagaggccgttcacctgctctcagtgtgggaggagattcactgagttatccagcctgcggacacaccagcgagttcacactggggagaggccattcacctgctctcagtgtgagaagggattcactacttcatcgagcctgcggatacatcagcgagttcacactggggagaggccattcacctgctctcagtgtgagaagggattcactacttcatcgagcctgctgatacatcagcgaattcacactggggcgaggccattcacctgctctcagtgtgagaagggattcactacttcatcgaggctgctgacacaccagcgagttcacaccggggagaggccgttcacctgctctcagtgtgagaaaggattcactacttcaccgagcctgcggaaacaccagcgagttcacactggggagagaccgttcacctgctctcagtgtgagaagggattcactacttcatcgaggctgctgacacaccagcgagttcacaccggggagaggccgttcacctgctctcagtgtgagaacggattcactacttcatcgagcctgcagagacaccagcgagttcacacagtgcagaaggcattaacctgctcttag